Proteins encoded in a region of the Haloarcula sp. CBA1129 genome:
- a CDS encoding DUF6276 family protein, giving the protein MSCPDCGGDLVSFPVPADLRQFLPGNARGASVCRVCLALQPETAPPEAVPDFGLSDAIPDDDGAAVPLLLLVGLLDSLAMHREEITALLERVEREGVDPLLVLDRLDSSYGEAAHVDLGRRRRQLEQLL; this is encoded by the coding sequence ATGTCCTGTCCCGACTGCGGCGGCGACCTCGTTTCGTTCCCAGTCCCGGCTGACCTCCGGCAGTTTCTCCCCGGAAACGCACGGGGGGCCAGCGTCTGCCGGGTCTGCCTTGCGCTCCAGCCGGAGACGGCCCCTCCGGAGGCTGTTCCGGATTTCGGGCTCAGTGACGCGATTCCAGACGACGACGGCGCAGCCGTCCCGCTGCTGTTGCTCGTCGGGCTGCTCGATTCGCTTGCGATGCACCGCGAGGAAATCACCGCGTTGCTGGAGCGAGTCGAGCGCGAGGGCGTCGACCCGCTACTGGTACTAGACCGCCTCGACTCCAGCTATGGGGAGGCGGCCCACGTTGACCTCGGCCGTCGTCGTCGGCAGCTCGAACAGTTGCTGTGA
- a CDS encoding helix-turn-helix domain-containing protein: protein MGLIAEFQIECEALPLVSVAHAVPEASISLSLQYNHGRRPLFIATVTGGSKRAIEQALTDADDVQEWTRIGTAGDTRRYQAVPALSFEEQLGGQIDDLDGLEALATADAIIEQITVTVDGWQQMGWFADRAAFTEFTSFWQQNAGFGLDRLTRETEPKPPGNGLTDRQLEALRTAYEMGYFEIPRRASLEAVAQELDISASSLSERLRRAQTQLIQETVATLWPPLPE, encoded by the coding sequence ATGGGGCTTATCGCAGAGTTTCAGATCGAGTGTGAAGCGCTGCCGCTCGTATCGGTCGCGCACGCGGTTCCCGAAGCGTCGATTTCACTCTCGCTCCAGTACAACCACGGTCGCCGCCCGCTGTTTATTGCAACCGTGACGGGCGGTTCGAAGCGGGCTATCGAGCAGGCACTCACCGATGCCGACGACGTGCAGGAGTGGACGCGTATCGGGACGGCCGGCGACACCCGCCGGTATCAGGCAGTGCCAGCGCTGAGCTTCGAAGAGCAACTCGGTGGCCAAATCGACGACCTCGACGGGCTCGAAGCGCTCGCCACTGCAGACGCCATCATCGAACAGATAACCGTGACTGTGGACGGATGGCAACAGATGGGCTGGTTTGCCGACCGAGCGGCATTCACCGAGTTCACCTCGTTCTGGCAGCAAAACGCCGGCTTCGGATTGGACCGGCTGACCCGCGAGACGGAACCAAAACCGCCCGGAAACGGGCTCACCGACCGCCAACTGGAAGCGCTACGGACGGCGTACGAAATGGGGTATTTCGAAATTCCGCGACGTGCATCACTGGAGGCCGTGGCCCAAGAACTGGACATCTCTGCGTCGTCGCTCTCCGAGCGACTGCGCCGGGCACAGACCCAACTCATCCAAGAAACAGTCGCAACACTGTGGCCGCCGCTTCCGGAGTGA
- a CDS encoding alpha/beta fold hydrolase gives MQPTQSADEIEVEFERYGDGQPLLFLHGGMAPTAYWEPVIPQFEGYGAVVPQRPGFGTCLDSPAETSAGEVLDREASYVRALTDAVDGDPVLFGHSYGALTAIEAATETPVEAVIAYEPAVLPDTYRTEADLADRMASLVQNGERKAAVKRYVEQVLHPDGIDDLDAWLAEWPVWPDCVDLAEEVVRMNRSVEQYRLPDRLDVDAPTLVLSGTNGPDFLRRSARNVHDALPHSRFVEFDGVSHSGPAETPELVSAEVDTFLQK, from the coding sequence ATGCAGCCGACACAGTCTGCAGACGAGATTGAAGTCGAGTTCGAACGCTACGGTGACGGCCAGCCGCTGCTGTTCTTACATGGCGGGATGGCACCCACGGCGTACTGGGAGCCAGTCATTCCACAGTTCGAAGGATACGGCGCTGTTGTCCCACAGCGTCCGGGGTTCGGGACCTGCCTCGATTCCCCCGCGGAAACGAGCGCTGGTGAGGTGCTGGACCGCGAGGCCAGCTACGTCCGAGCGCTTACCGACGCCGTCGACGGTGACCCGGTCCTTTTCGGACACTCTTACGGGGCGCTCACCGCTATTGAGGCCGCGACAGAGACACCGGTCGAAGCCGTCATCGCCTACGAACCGGCAGTACTGCCCGACACGTACCGAACGGAGGCCGACCTTGCCGACCGTATGGCGTCGCTCGTACAGAACGGGGAACGCAAAGCGGCGGTGAAACGCTACGTCGAGCAGGTCCTCCACCCAGACGGTATCGACGACCTCGACGCTTGGCTGGCGGAGTGGCCCGTCTGGCCCGACTGCGTGGACCTCGCCGAAGAGGTCGTCCGGATGAACCGGTCTGTCGAACAGTACCGGCTCCCAGACCGCCTCGATGTCGACGCGCCCACTCTCGTCCTGTCCGGCACCAACGGTCCGGACTTCCTTCGGCGGAGTGCTCGAAACGTACACGACGCACTGCCACACAGCCGGTTCGTCGAGTTCGATGGTGTCAGCCACAGCGGCCCCGCAGAGACACCAGAACTAGTCTCGGCGGAAGTCGACACGTTCCTGCAGAAATAG
- a CDS encoding P-loop NTPase: MAGYVCTIAGGKGGVGKTTTAVNLGAVLQEMDYDVAVVDADLGMANLGSMLSVEPEKSLHEILAGEAAVSEALTDAPGGLTVIPGEQSLEAFADADPAKLRKVIKTLRNAYDVVLIDTGAGLSHEVAVPLGLADGIVLVTTPDDVAVGDTVKTAQLANRIDGTVLGAIINRATRHTDVASIAEQMEFPLLAVIPDDPQATTEEPLVLNAPESTAADAYQRLTEALEGVFFRGESPDADIETILDDEWFLEDTEDHSDVDEDEDSGGVFGLFN, from the coding sequence ATGGCGGGGTATGTGTGTACGATTGCGGGCGGCAAGGGCGGCGTCGGAAAGACGACGACCGCGGTAAATCTCGGGGCTGTGCTTCAGGAGATGGACTACGATGTCGCCGTCGTCGACGCAGATCTTGGGATGGCGAACCTCGGCTCGATGCTCTCTGTAGAGCCAGAAAAGAGCCTGCACGAGATTCTGGCCGGCGAGGCTGCCGTGAGTGAGGCGTTGACTGATGCGCCGGGTGGGCTCACAGTGATTCCGGGTGAACAGTCGCTGGAGGCGTTCGCGGACGCTGACCCCGCAAAGCTCAGGAAAGTCATCAAGACGCTCCGAAATGCCTACGACGTGGTGTTGATCGACACCGGCGCTGGACTAAGCCATGAGGTCGCTGTGCCGCTGGGACTGGCTGACGGTATCGTCCTCGTCACGACTCCTGACGACGTTGCGGTGGGCGATACCGTTAAAACAGCCCAGCTAGCGAACCGCATCGACGGGACCGTTCTGGGCGCGATAATCAACCGCGCGACCCGCCATACGGATGTCGCGTCCATCGCCGAGCAGATGGAGTTCCCGCTGCTTGCGGTCATCCCGGACGACCCGCAGGCGACAACCGAGGAACCACTCGTACTCAACGCCCCCGAGAGCACGGCTGCAGACGCCTATCAGCGGCTGACAGAGGCGCTGGAGGGTGTGTTCTTCCGTGGTGAGAGCCCCGACGCTGATATCGAGACAATACTTGACGACGAGTGGTTCCTCGAAGACACCGAGGACCATTCTGATGTCGACGAAGATGAAGACTCTGGCGGCGTGTTCGGCCTGTTTAACTGA
- the prf1 gene encoding peptide chain release factor aRF-1 produces MSEQQEQEQSDKQKYEFRKVIEELKDYQGSGTQLVSIYVPEDKQISDVVAHVTQEHSEASNIKSKDTRTAVQDALTSIKDRLRYYDVRPPDNGLVVFSGAFDTGGGRTDMVTKVLESPPDPIESFRYHCDSEFLTEPLEHMLADKGLFGLVVLDRREANVGWLKGKRVEPVKSASSLVPGKQRKGGQSAQRFARLRLEAIDNFYQEVAGMANDLFVADRHEIDGILVGGPSPTKDEFLDGDYLHHELQDMVLGKFDVAYTDESGLYDLVDAADEVLAEHEMLRDKELMEDFFKQLHNGDKATYGFDQTRQNLNMGAVEQLLISEDLRKDVVAYTCENGHDEYDLINSNAETDDHECSRCSATVDAADGEREDAIDHLMELADQRGTETVFISTDFEKGEQLLTAFGGVAGLLRYSTGV; encoded by the coding sequence ATGAGCGAGCAGCAGGAACAGGAGCAGTCGGACAAACAAAAATACGAGTTCCGGAAGGTAATCGAGGAGCTCAAGGACTATCAGGGCTCGGGGACCCAACTCGTCTCTATCTACGTGCCCGAGGACAAGCAGATCAGCGACGTCGTCGCCCACGTCACCCAAGAGCACTCCGAAGCCTCGAACATCAAATCGAAGGACACCCGCACCGCGGTCCAAGACGCGCTCACCTCTATCAAGGACCGACTCCGATACTACGACGTGCGGCCACCCGACAACGGACTGGTCGTGTTCTCGGGCGCGTTCGACACCGGCGGCGGCCGGACCGACATGGTGACCAAAGTCCTCGAATCACCACCGGACCCCATCGAGTCGTTCCGCTATCACTGTGACTCGGAGTTCCTCACCGAGCCGCTGGAGCACATGCTGGCCGACAAAGGGCTGTTCGGCCTCGTCGTGCTCGACCGGCGCGAGGCCAACGTCGGCTGGCTGAAAGGGAAACGAGTCGAGCCCGTCAAATCCGCCTCCTCGTTGGTACCGGGCAAGCAGCGAAAAGGTGGCCAGTCAGCCCAGCGATTCGCCCGCCTCCGGCTGGAAGCTATCGACAACTTCTATCAGGAGGTCGCCGGCATGGCGAACGACCTGTTCGTCGCCGACCGCCACGAAATAGACGGCATCCTCGTCGGCGGCCCCTCGCCGACGAAAGACGAGTTCCTCGACGGCGATTACCTCCACCACGAACTACAGGATATGGTGCTCGGGAAGTTCGACGTGGCGTACACGGACGAGTCAGGGCTGTACGACCTCGTGGACGCGGCCGACGAGGTGCTGGCCGAACACGAGATGCTCCGGGACAAGGAGCTCATGGAGGACTTCTTCAAGCAGCTCCACAACGGGGACAAGGCCACCTACGGCTTCGACCAGACGCGCCAGAATCTCAACATGGGCGCGGTCGAACAGCTACTCATCTCCGAGGACCTCCGGAAGGACGTGGTCGCCTACACCTGCGAGAACGGCCACGACGAGTACGACCTGATCAACAGCAACGCCGAAACTGACGACCACGAGTGCTCTCGCTGTAGCGCTACCGTCGACGCCGCGGACGGTGAGCGCGAGGACGCCATCGACCATCTGATGGAACTGGCCGACCAGCGCGGCACCGAGACGGTGTTCATCTCGACAGACTTCGAGAAGGGCGAACAGCTGCTGACCGCCTTCGGCGGCGTCGCCGGCCTGCTGCGGTACTCGACTGGCGTCTAA
- a CDS encoding bacteriorhodopsin: MPEPGSEAIWLWLGTAGMFLGMLYFIARGWGETDSRRQKFYIATILITAIAFVNYLAMALGFGLTFIEFGGSEHPIYWARYTDWLFTTPLLLYDLGLLAGADRNTIYSLVSLDVLMIGTGVVATLSAGSGVLSAGAERLVWWGISTAFLLVLLYFLFSSLSGRVADLPSDTRSTFKTLRNLVTVVWLVYPVWWLVGSEGLGLVGIGIETAGFMVIDLVAKVGFGIILLRSHGVLDGAAESTSTGATPADD; this comes from the coding sequence ATGCCAGAACCAGGGAGTGAAGCCATTTGGCTGTGGTTAGGTACAGCGGGCATGTTCCTCGGCATGCTATACTTCATCGCGCGCGGTTGGGGTGAGACCGACAGTAGACGCCAGAAGTTCTACATCGCGACAATACTTATCACGGCAATCGCGTTCGTGAATTACCTCGCGATGGCACTCGGGTTCGGCCTGACGTTTATCGAGTTCGGCGGGTCGGAACACCCCATCTACTGGGCGCGATACACCGACTGGCTGTTCACGACGCCGTTGCTGCTGTATGACCTCGGACTGCTCGCAGGCGCAGACCGAAACACCATCTACTCGCTCGTCAGCCTCGACGTGCTGATGATCGGTACCGGTGTGGTCGCGACGCTGAGCGCAGGTAGCGGCGTGCTGTCGGCCGGTGCGGAACGGCTGGTCTGGTGGGGCATTAGCACCGCCTTCCTGCTGGTCCTGCTGTACTTCCTGTTCAGTTCGCTGTCCGGTCGGGTCGCAGACCTCCCAAGCGACACGCGGAGCACCTTCAAGACACTTCGAAACCTCGTCACTGTCGTCTGGCTGGTCTACCCAGTCTGGTGGCTTGTCGGCAGTGAAGGGCTCGGCCTCGTCGGTATCGGTATCGAGACGGCCGGCTTCATGGTCATCGACTTGGTCGCAAAGGTCGGCTTCGGTATCATCCTGCTCCGTAGCCACGGCGTGCTTGACGGCGCTGCCGAATCGACCAGCACTGGCGCAACGCCTGCAGACGACTAA
- a CDS encoding V-type ATP synthase subunit D, which produces MAKDVKPTRKNLMQIEDRIELSERGHDTLEKKRDGLIMEFMDILDQAQDVREDLDGSYERAQRAINMARAMEGDVAVRGAAAALKEHPELTTQSKNIMGVVVPQIESSKVRKSLDERGYGVMGTSARIDEAAEAYEELLENIILAAEVETAMKKMLEEIETTKRRVNALEFKLLPDLYDNQEYIEQKLEEQEREEIFRMKKIKAKKEEEEDELAAAEEAEEETEPVTADD; this is translated from the coding sequence ATGGCTAAGGACGTCAAACCCACGCGCAAGAATCTGATGCAGATCGAGGACCGCATCGAGCTGTCCGAGCGTGGGCACGACACGCTGGAGAAGAAGCGTGATGGCCTCATCATGGAGTTCATGGACATTCTGGACCAAGCACAGGACGTCCGTGAAGACCTCGATGGTTCCTACGAGCGGGCCCAGCGCGCAATCAACATGGCCCGAGCGATGGAGGGCGACGTGGCCGTCCGCGGGGCCGCCGCAGCGCTGAAAGAACACCCGGAACTGACGACCCAGTCCAAGAACATCATGGGTGTTGTCGTCCCGCAGATCGAGTCCAGCAAGGTCCGGAAGTCGCTGGACGAACGCGGCTACGGCGTCATGGGGACCTCGGCTCGAATCGACGAGGCCGCCGAGGCCTACGAGGAACTGCTCGAGAACATCATCCTCGCCGCTGAAGTCGAGACGGCGATGAAGAAGATGCTCGAAGAGATCGAGACGACGAAACGTCGCGTCAACGCCCTTGAATTCAAACTCCTGCCCGACCTCTATGACAATCAAGAGTACATCGAGCAGAAACTCGAAGAGCAGGAGCGCGAGGAGATCTTCCGCATGAAGAAGATCAAAGCCAAGAAAGAAGAGGAAGAGGACGAACTCGCAGCCGCGGAGGAAGCGGAAGAAGAGACCGAGCCGGTCACTGCTGACGACTGA
- a CDS encoding universal stress protein, which yields MYDHILIPVDGSDESTAAARRGLALAKDFDATAEAVHVVEQRALSLTRTDRESGHLREHGESVLADIESLAADIGQSVTTELLEGKPSARIDEYARETDAGLIVLGRQGMTGLGKRLLGGITEQVLHRTAVPVLVVPGAEGTGTNGFDYSRILVPTDGSENANTATRHGAAVADCYDATVHVLNVVDIQAAGGAFNAGGLNETFIERLEDNGRDAVAATADAFQTSAPDSSVETAVTRADTLNGVAAGIREYAATHDIDLVVMGSHGRSNLKRQLLGSVTSQLLRTIDVPVLVTPRPT from the coding sequence ATGTACGACCACATTCTCATTCCCGTCGACGGAAGCGACGAATCCACGGCGGCCGCACGGCGCGGTCTCGCACTGGCAAAGGACTTCGACGCGACTGCCGAGGCAGTCCACGTCGTCGAACAGCGCGCACTCTCACTCACCCGAACGGACCGCGAGAGCGGACACCTCCGGGAACACGGCGAGTCTGTCCTCGCGGACATCGAGTCACTCGCTGCCGATATCGGCCAGTCCGTCACGACAGAGTTGCTGGAAGGGAAACCGAGCGCGCGGATAGACGAGTACGCTCGCGAAACCGATGCAGGGCTCATCGTCCTCGGCCGACAGGGGATGACCGGTCTCGGGAAGCGACTCCTCGGCGGCATCACCGAGCAGGTCCTGCATCGAACTGCAGTACCTGTGCTCGTCGTTCCGGGAGCGGAGGGGACAGGAACGAACGGATTCGATTACTCGCGGATACTCGTTCCGACTGATGGTAGCGAGAACGCCAACACGGCGACACGACACGGCGCGGCGGTTGCAGACTGTTACGACGCCACAGTACACGTCCTCAACGTCGTGGATATTCAGGCAGCTGGCGGGGCGTTCAACGCCGGTGGGCTGAACGAGACGTTCATCGAACGACTGGAGGACAACGGGCGTGACGCCGTCGCAGCAACTGCTGACGCCTTCCAGACGTCGGCCCCAGACTCATCGGTTGAAACGGCAGTGACACGAGCAGACACGCTCAACGGCGTCGCTGCCGGGATTCGCGAGTATGCCGCTACCCACGACATCGATCTCGTCGTCATGGGTTCCCACGGCCGTTCGAACCTGAAACGCCAGTTGCTCGGCAGCGTCACCTCGCAATTGCTCCGAACTATCGATGTGCCCGTGCTAGTGACGCCCCGGCCGACCTGA
- a CDS encoding site-2 protease family protein — protein MVSTLTWVLAGLVAYTLLAMALRTRGVIPEYIRFSGPITTIHTQKGKAVLDWLARPKRFWRAWGNLGVGFGLVVMVGSFLLVALGAYQALVNPQPSALNEPRNALAIPGVNDFLPLSVAPEIVLGLLLGLIVHEGGHGLFCRVEDIDIESMGLALLAIIPIGAFVEPDEDELLRSDRGAQARMYTAGVTNNFALAIITLLLLFGPVAGAVAVVDGVPVGSPVNGTPAAEAGIVSGDVITAVDGQSVENQQELEAVLAESDAQTVEVARKDAETVTVERSVVVSAALQSAPLGTGETIVSVNGTAVATSSEFEQTASEHPVATLETESGETVTTPLGAYVLVAEDGPLAAEGAPDGDGMIITEVNGERTHSGTALMQALEGGEPGDRVTLIGYVDGSRETYEVTMAESEQVDNGIIGVSIQQGISGIQVSDFGIDAYPAAAFLEFLGGSPDTPTSVSEFSFAQRIFSTLLLPFIGVAGGFGYNFAGFTGIATNFYTVQGPLGALGTTPVFLLANVLFWTGWINLVIGQFNLIPTFPLDGGHILRASTESFVSRLPVSDGRRVTTAVSIAITVSMIGGLLLMVFGPRLLT, from the coding sequence ATGGTGAGTACGCTGACGTGGGTCCTCGCGGGCCTTGTCGCTTACACCCTCCTCGCGATGGCGCTACGGACCCGCGGCGTTATCCCCGAATATATCCGGTTTAGCGGCCCGATTACGACGATTCACACACAGAAGGGCAAGGCGGTGCTCGACTGGCTCGCACGGCCAAAGCGGTTCTGGCGAGCCTGGGGGAACCTCGGCGTCGGGTTCGGTCTCGTGGTGATGGTCGGCTCGTTCCTCCTCGTTGCGCTCGGTGCCTACCAAGCGCTCGTCAATCCCCAGCCTTCCGCACTGAACGAACCGCGGAACGCGCTGGCGATTCCCGGCGTCAACGACTTCCTCCCCCTGTCGGTCGCGCCCGAAATCGTACTCGGGTTGTTACTCGGCCTCATCGTCCACGAGGGCGGGCACGGACTGTTCTGTCGCGTCGAGGACATCGACATCGAGTCGATGGGGCTTGCCCTGCTGGCGATTATCCCGATTGGGGCATTCGTCGAACCCGACGAAGACGAACTCCTGCGGTCCGACCGCGGCGCGCAGGCCCGGATGTACACGGCCGGCGTGACCAACAACTTCGCGCTGGCGATCATCACGCTGCTGTTGCTGTTCGGGCCGGTCGCCGGTGCTGTCGCCGTCGTCGACGGCGTTCCGGTCGGGAGCCCAGTCAACGGGACGCCTGCGGCCGAGGCGGGTATCGTCTCTGGCGATGTCATCACGGCGGTCGACGGCCAGTCCGTCGAGAACCAGCAGGAACTCGAAGCGGTGCTCGCCGAGAGTGATGCTCAGACTGTCGAGGTGGCACGGAAGGACGCAGAGACCGTCACCGTCGAGCGGTCCGTCGTCGTCTCGGCGGCCCTCCAGAGCGCACCACTTGGCACCGGCGAGACGATTGTCTCCGTCAACGGGACTGCCGTAGCTACCAGCAGTGAGTTCGAACAGACGGCCAGCGAGCATCCCGTCGCGACGCTCGAAACCGAGTCCGGGGAGACAGTCACGACCCCGCTCGGTGCATACGTCTTGGTCGCGGAGGACGGCCCGCTCGCAGCAGAGGGGGCACCAGACGGCGACGGCATGATAATCACCGAAGTCAACGGCGAGCGAACGCACAGCGGGACCGCGCTGATGCAGGCGCTTGAGGGTGGCGAACCCGGTGACCGCGTGACTCTCATCGGCTACGTCGACGGCTCCCGCGAGACCTACGAGGTGACGATGGCCGAGAGCGAACAGGTGGACAACGGCATCATCGGCGTCAGTATCCAGCAGGGCATCAGCGGCATTCAAGTCAGTGACTTCGGCATCGACGCCTACCCCGCCGCCGCGTTCCTCGAATTCCTCGGCGGATCGCCAGACACGCCCACGTCAGTCTCTGAGTTCTCGTTTGCGCAACGGATTTTCAGCACGCTCTTGCTCCCGTTCATCGGCGTCGCCGGTGGCTTTGGCTACAACTTCGCCGGCTTCACCGGAATCGCGACGAACTTCTACACTGTGCAGGGCCCGCTCGGCGCACTCGGAACGACGCCGGTGTTCCTGCTCGCGAACGTCCTGTTCTGGACCGGCTGGATCAACCTCGTCATCGGCCAGTTCAACCTCATCCCGACGTTCCCGCTCGACGGCGGCCACATTCTTCGGGCGTCGACCGAGTCGTTCGTCTCGCGGCTACCGGTCTCGGACGGCCGGCGGGTGACGACAGCCGTCTCCATCGCCATCACGGTCTCGATGATCGGCGGCCTCCTGTTGATGGTGTTCGGGCCGCGGCTGCTGACCTGA
- the argS gene encoding arginine--tRNA ligase, with protein MFLQLRAEVEDALADALTALDLPAEDLGIEEPPEDVDAVLASSVAFRLAGEVGTAPPNVAGDIADAIDADELTYVRDATTQGPYVNFLPSEAYFAETLQSVTDDTFGRLPDRDTSVVVEHTSANPTGPVHVGRARNPIIGDAVARVLDYAGYDVDRHYYVNDAGRQIAVFTWAYETFDEADLPEPERESPEYEMVRYYRKGNTVLEEGDPEEVEDAEAEVQSILQGLEDGDEETYERVAEVVDTVLGGMQTTLERLPAEFDEFVKETRFMRNGDTDDLVDRLKELDCAVYEEDAWQLDLPDFEKNLVFLRSDGTSLYTTRDLAHHEWKFDTYDRAVTVLGEDHKLQADQLDAALGLLGNDTDQLRQVFYSWVNLPEGGMSTREGTGIDLDDLLDEAIDRAREEVESRLDDRTRGDLDEDDIDRIARQVGIGAVRYDIVSKQPTKGITFEWDRALDFEAQSAPYVQYVHARCCGILNDVEADIPDEPDLDPLSEPEERALLRELARFPAVIEAAADDLTPHTVATYTRDLAETFNAFYRECPVLDADDETRAARLALVDGTRTAIANALDALGVEAPTSM; from the coding sequence ATGTTCCTGCAGCTCCGTGCGGAGGTCGAGGACGCCCTCGCCGACGCACTCACAGCCCTCGACCTGCCGGCCGAGGACCTCGGTATCGAGGAACCTCCGGAGGACGTCGACGCCGTGCTCGCATCGAGCGTCGCCTTCCGGCTGGCCGGCGAGGTCGGTACCGCGCCGCCGAACGTCGCCGGTGACATCGCCGACGCGATTGACGCCGACGAGCTCACCTACGTCCGCGACGCGACGACACAGGGGCCCTACGTCAACTTCCTCCCGAGCGAGGCGTATTTCGCCGAGACCCTGCAGTCAGTCACGGACGACACGTTCGGCCGACTCCCCGACCGCGACACGAGCGTGGTCGTCGAACACACCTCCGCGAACCCGACCGGACCGGTCCACGTCGGGCGAGCGCGCAACCCCATTATCGGCGATGCTGTCGCCCGTGTCCTCGATTACGCCGGCTACGACGTGGACCGCCATTACTACGTCAACGACGCAGGCCGCCAGATTGCGGTGTTCACTTGGGCCTACGAAACCTTCGACGAGGCCGACCTGCCCGAACCCGAGCGCGAGTCCCCGGAGTACGAGATGGTCCGGTACTACCGCAAGGGCAACACCGTTCTCGAAGAGGGCGACCCCGAGGAAGTCGAGGACGCTGAGGCCGAAGTCCAGTCGATTCTGCAGGGCCTCGAAGACGGCGACGAGGAGACCTACGAGCGGGTCGCTGAAGTGGTCGACACCGTCCTCGGTGGGATGCAGACCACGCTCGAACGCCTCCCAGCCGAGTTCGACGAGTTCGTCAAGGAGACGCGGTTCATGCGCAACGGCGACACAGACGACTTAGTCGACCGGCTGAAGGAACTCGACTGCGCTGTCTACGAGGAAGACGCTTGGCAGTTGGATCTGCCCGACTTCGAGAAGAACCTCGTCTTCCTGCGTTCGGACGGCACGTCGCTGTACACCACCCGGGATCTGGCCCACCACGAGTGGAAGTTCGACACCTACGACCGCGCCGTCACGGTGCTGGGCGAGGACCACAAGCTCCAAGCCGACCAGCTCGACGCCGCGCTGGGCCTGCTCGGCAACGACACCGACCAGCTCCGGCAGGTGTTTTACTCTTGGGTGAACCTCCCCGAAGGTGGGATGAGTACACGCGAGGGGACCGGTATCGACCTCGACGACCTGCTCGACGAAGCCATCGACCGCGCGCGTGAGGAGGTCGAATCCCGACTTGACGACCGGACCCGCGGCGACCTCGACGAGGACGACATCGACCGCATCGCGCGCCAAGTCGGCATCGGCGCGGTCCGCTACGACATCGTCTCGAAACAGCCGACCAAGGGCATCACCTTCGAGTGGGACCGCGCGCTGGACTTCGAGGCGCAGTCTGCCCCGTACGTCCAGTACGTCCATGCGCGCTGCTGTGGCATCCTGAACGACGTGGAAGCCGACATCCCCGACGAACCCGACCTCGACCCGCTGTCGGAACCGGAAGAGCGCGCGCTGCTCCGCGAACTGGCCCGGTTCCCCGCGGTCATCGAGGCAGCCGCGGATGATTTGACGCCACACACCGTCGCGACCTACACCCGCGACCTCGCCGAGACGTTCAACGCCTTCTACCGGGAGTGTCCGGTTCTCGACGCTGACGACGAGACCCGCGCGGCACGGCTGGCGCTCGTCGATGGGACCCGGACCGCGATTGCGAACGCGCTCGACGCGCTAGGTGTCGAAGCGCCGACCTCGATGTAG